Part of the Capsicum annuum cultivar UCD-10X-F1 chromosome 12, UCD10Xv1.1, whole genome shotgun sequence genome is shown below.
CTTACTAAATAGTAAgaatgaagcaatagatgcgtttaggcaatataaaactgaagttgaaaatcagttaaacaaaaagatcaaaatgataagaagtaataggggcggagaatatgaatctccctttgcgcaaatatatgtatagaatggaataatccatcaaactacggccccatattcacctcaatctaatgaaattgcagaaagaaaaaaccgaactttgaaggaaatgatgaatgtcttacttataagttctggtttatcgtaaaacttatggggggaggctatccttacggccaatcgtatgctcaacagagttccccatagtaagacacaatcaattccttataaaaaatagaaaggaaggaaacccaacttgaaatatttcaatgtatgggggtgtctagcgaaggttcaagttcctatacctaaaagggttaagataggacctaaaacggtggactgcgtgttcataggatatgctaaaagtagtaaagcatgtcgatttttggctcataaatccgaacatccggatattaatgaaaatacggtaattgaatcagacaatgttgaattctttgaaaacatttatcggtataaaattagacatgaacagtctagtggaggatctaaacgacctcgagatgaaccaagtgaaaatgtacataatgaagaaaatccaagacgtagtacacgtcaaagaacgccAACTtagtttggatcggattttgtaacatttctcttagaaaatgagcctcaaacatttaaagaagcgatgtcgtcgtcagactcatcatTTTGGAAANNNNNNNNNNNNNNNNNNNNNNNNNNNNNNNNNNNNNNNNNNNNNNNNNNNNNNNNNNNNNNNNNNNNNNNNNNNNNNNNNNNNNNNNNNNNNNNNNNNNNNNNNNNNNNNNNNNNNNNNNNNNNNNNNNNNNNNNNNNNNNNNNNNNNNNNNNNNNNNNNNNNNNNNNNNNNNNNNNNNNNNNNNNNNNNNNNNNNNNNNNNNNNNNNNNNNNNNNNNNNNNNNNNNNNNNNNNNNNNNNNNNNNNNNNNNNNNNNNNNNNNNNNNNNNNNNNNNNNNNNNNNNNNNNNNNNNNNNNNNNNNNNNNNNNNNNNNNNNNNNNNNNNNNNNNNNNNNNNNNNNNNNNNNNNNNNNNNNNNNNNNNNNNNNNNNNNNNNNNNNNNNNNNNNNNNNNNNNNNNNNNNNNNNNNNNNNNNNNNNNNNNNNNNNNNNNNNNNNNNNNNNNNNNNNNNNNNNNNNNNNNNNNNNNNNNNNNNNNNNNNNNNNNNNNNNNNNNNNNNNNNNNNNNNNNNNNNNNNNNNNNNNNNNNNNNNNNNNNNNNNNNNNNNNNNNNNNNNNNNNNNNNNNNNNNNNNNNNNNNNNNNNNNNNNNNNNNNNNNNNNNNNNNNNNNNNNNNNNNNNNNNNNNNNNNNNNNNNNNNNNNNNNNNNNNNNNNNNNNNNNNNNNNNNNNNNNNNNNNNNNNNNNNNNNNNNNNNNNNNNNNNNNNNNNNNNNNNNNNNNNNNNNNNNNNNNNNNNNNNNNNNNNNNNNNNNNNNNNNNNNNNNNNNNNNNNNNNNNNNNNNNNNNNNNNNNNNNNNNNNNNNNNNNNNNNNNNNNNNNNNNNNNNNNNNNNNNNNNNNNNNNNNNNNNNNNNNNNNNNNNNNNNNNNNNNNNNNNNNNNNNNNNNNNNNNNNNNNNNNNNNNNNNNNNNNNNNNNNNNNNNNNNNNNNNNNNNNNNNNNNNNNNNNNNNNNNNNNNNNNNNNNNNNNNNNNNNNNNNNNNNNNNNNNNNNNNNNNNNNNNNNNNNNNNNNNNNNNNNNNNNNNNNNNNNNNNNNNNNNNNNNNNNNNNNNNNNNNNNNNNNNNNNNNNNNNNNNNNNNNNNNNNNNNNNNNNNNNNNNNNNNNNNNNNNNNNNNNNNNNNNNNNNNNNNNNNNNNNNNNNNNNNNNNNNNNNNNNNNNNNNNNNNNNNNNNNNNNNNNNNNNNNNNNNNNNNNNNNNNNNNNNNNNNNNNNNNNNNNNNNNNNNNNNNNNNNNNNNNNNNNNNNNNNNNNNNNNNNNNNNNNNNNNNNNNNNNNNNNNNNNNNNNNNNNNNNNNNNNNNNNNNNNNNNNNNNNNNNNNNNNNNNNNNNNNNNNNNNNNNNNNNNNNNNNNNNNNNNNNNNNNNNNNNNNNNNNNNNNNNNNNNNNNNNNNNNNNNNNNNNNNNNNNNNNNNNNNNNNNNNNNNNNNNNNNNNNNNNNNNNNNNNNNNNNNNNNNNNNNNNNNNNNNNNNNNNNNNNNNNNNNNNNNNNNNNNNNNNNNNNNNNNNNNNNNNNNNNNNNNNNNNNNNNNNNNNNNNNNNNNNNNNNNNNNNNNNNNNNNNNNNNNNNNNNNNNNNNNNNNNNNNNNNNNNNNNNNNNNNNNNNNNNNNNNNNNNNNNNNNNNNNNNNNNNNNNNNNNNNNNNNNNNNNNNNNNNNNNNNNNNNNNNNNNNNNNNNNNNNNNNNNNNNNNNNNNNNNNNNNNNNNNNNNNNNNNNNNNNNNNNNNNNNNNNNNNNNNNNNNNNNNNNNNNNNNNNNNNNNNNNNNNNNNNNNNNNNNNNNNNNNNNNNNNNNNNNNNNNNNNNNNNNNNNNNNNNNNNNNNNNNNNNNNNNNNNNNNNNNNNNNNNNNNNNNNNNNNNNNNNNNNNNNNNNNNNNNNNNNNNNNNNNNNNNNNNNNNNNNNNNNNNNNNNNNNNNNNNNNNNNNNNNNNNNNNNNNNNNNNNNNNNNNNNNNNNNNNNNNNNNNNNNNNNNNNNNNNNNNNNNNNNNNNNNNNNNNNNNNNNNNNNNNNNNNNNNNNNNNNNNNNNNNNNNNNNNNNNNNNNNNNNNNNNNNNNNNNNNNNNNNNNNNNNNNNNNNNNNNNNNNNNNNNNNNNNNNNNNNNNNNNNNNNNNNNNNNNNNNNNNNNNNNNNNNNNNNNNNNNNNNNNNNNNNNNNNNNNNNNNNNNNNNNNNNNNNNNNNNNNNNNNNNNNNNNNNNNNNNNNNNNNNNNNNNNNNNNNNNNNNNNNNNNNNNNNNNNNNNNNNNNNNNNNNNNNNNNNNNNNNNNNNNNNNNNNNNNNNNNNNNNNNNNNNNNNNNNNNNNNNNNNNNNNNNNNNNNNNNNNNNNNNNNNNNNNNNNNNNNNNNNNNNNNNNNNNNNNNNNNNNNNNNNNNNNNNNNNNNNNNNNNNNNNNNNNNNNNNNNNNNNNNNNNNNNNNNNNNNNNNNNNNNNNNNNNNNNNNNNNNNNNNNNNNNNNNNNNNNNNNNNNNNNNNNNNNNNNNNNNNNNNNNNNNNNNNNNNNNNNNNNNNNNNNNNNNNNNNNNNNNNNNNNNNNNNNNNNNNNNNNNNNNNNNNNNNNNNNNNNNNNNNNNNNNNNNNNNNNNNNNNNNNNNNNNNNNNNNNNNNNNNNNNNNNNNNNNNNNNNNNNNNNNNNNNNNNNNNNNNNNNNNNNNNNNNNNNNNNNNNNNNNNNNNNNNNNNNNNNNNNNNNNNNNNNNNNNNNNNNNNNNNNNNNNNNNNNNNNNNNNNNNNNNNNNNNNNNNNNNNNNNNNNNNNNNNNNNNNNNNNNNNNNNNNNNNNNNNNNNNNNNNNNNNNNNNNNNNNNNNNNNNNNNNNNNNNNNNNNNNNNNNNNNNNNNNNNNNNNNNNNNNNNNNNNNNNNNNNNNNNNNNNNNNNNNNNNNNNNNNNNNNNNNNNNNNNNNNNNNNNNNNNNNNNNNNNNNNNNNNNNNNNNNNNNNNNNNNNNNNNNNNNNNNNNNNNNNNNNNNNNNNNNNNNNNNNNNNNNNNNNNNNNNNNNNNNNNNNGTATACCCAAATACTGAATGAATGTAGCTTTTTCTGATATACTGGAGCAGCgccttaattaaaaaaatttcaagaatcatTATTTATGTATGGTTTTTTGGGTTAAGGTGTCATTGAAACTATTCCCAAGATACCATAGAGAGTGAAATAGTGAGAGGTAAGTTACAAAAATCACTCTGCATATTTAGGAATAAAATGCACAACTTTCTAGGTAAAAGAGTCAGTACTTGAAGTTCATCTTATTTATTACTCTATTATTATAATGTAAAAATATACTAATAATAGTGGTATAGAGTAGTTTTTGGTGTGTACCATGCAAATGAAACTAGTATTTTAGTAGAAAATTTTTCAGAGTGGATCTAAACTACATTCATGGTTCTTACCTCTTCAGCATGTAAATGGCCAACTTCTCTTCAAGTTAGTTATGCCTTCATTTACTTTAGTGTCGATaattttcttgccaaatcttgTATGAAGTctaaacatatatataagtttTTTGTTGCATTTAGTATACTAGTGTTTAACTTAGCATATGATTTAAGTGCTATACATAAAGTTTACTTTAATTGATGAAAAACAGTCTCCCTCTGTTTGTTGATAAATAGTTGTTTTATGAATATTTCGAGGGCATTTGGGTCTTATTAAGTTTAGTACACATCTTAAAGTATCCAGATCTGCTGCCTTTTAAATCTACTATTAGggaaaagaaatcaagaaaagggtgaaattttttttttttgttgttgagtGATATAGAAGAGTGAGAAAATGAGATCGATAGAGGATAAAGGATGCTTGAGTTATGGAAAAAAACAAGAAGTAGTAGGAGGGAGTAGTACTATGAATTATGAGTTTCATCATAGAACAGTAGCCTCAGGTAAACCAACACCATCAAAATGGGATGATGCACAAAAATGGTTAGTCAATCTATCAAGAGGGGGAGGTGAAAAACACCAATCTAAAGCGTCCCCTAGAAACTCGAATGCTGATGACTTAAGGCTGATTGCGCCGGTCCCAAAGAAAGAAGAAGACTACTCGAGTGGCAGCGATGAGGGAGATTCTAGTATGATGATGATTCAATTTGGTGTAGAAACAAAGAAAGTTGATAATTGTGATGATTCAAAATCAATGTGGAGAATCAATAAAGCTGGTTGTAATAGCAACTCATCAGCCGGTGCTGTTCGATCGATATGTGTTAGAGACATGGGAACAGAAATGACCCCAATTGCTAGCCAAGAACCATCGAGAACAGGGACGCCAATTAGAGCGAGAACTCCAGCAGCAAGAAGCCCAATATCCTCAGGATCTTCTACTCCTATAAGGGGCCAAAATGGGGTAGTGCAGACTATAGAAACTGGTCAAATCGTTGCCACTGCCATCATTGGTGACAACAGGGGAAATGCAGGTGCTACACGTATTGTTCGCGGTGTAGAGGAAACTATTAACAATGAATTAACAGCTAACAAGGAAACAGACAATGCCAACAACAAGCTTAATCCACTGGAGACGCGCGCAATGGTGTGGGACGAGGCTGAACGTGCTAAGTACATGGCAAGGTAATGTACTTGATGTGTAGGTTGCTGATTATCCATCAGTTTCAACACTTCTGTCAAACACTTCTGATTTATCTACAGGTACAAGCGCGAAGAGGTGAAGATACAAGCTTGGGAAAATCATGAAAAGAGGAAGGCTGAAATGGAAATGAAAAGAATGGAGGTAATCAATCTTAGTCCTTTCTCATATGCCACTTCCTTTTCATTGCATTCTCTGTACCTTCTTGCTTGTGCATGCTAAGTATTTCGTCGTTAAAAGTTAATATCAACTTACTATAACAGTGTAGTTACGATCATCGATGGATTTGCAGGTGAAAGCGGAGAGAATAAAAGCGAGGGCAGAGGAGAAGTACAGAAACAAATTGGCATCAGCAAGGAGAAAAGCAGAAGAGAAAAGAGCAAATGCTGAAGCACAACTGAATGAAAAAACTGTAAAGATTTGTGAAAAGGCAGATTACATAAGGAGGACTGGTCATCTTCCTTCATCTTTCTCTTTTAAGTTACCTTCTTCTTCCTGCTGGTAGTACCATTAATTTGTACCTACTATCACTACTATTTTTAGTTAATACAATTATTAGCACTACTGTTGGTGCAGCCTAAACACACAATTTGCCGGattttggtgtgaggtataagggataaatagttCCGGAATGAAATGAGGGactattttatctcatatttggtgtgaggtatttaAGGATAGCTTTgtagtaaccggtaaagttgttgtcacgtGATCAGGAGGTTAcaagttcaagccttggaaatagcttcttgcagaaatgcaaggtaaggctgcgtacaatacacccttaaGTAAAACTCTTCCCcgaaccctgcgcatagcggtaGATTGAATGCACGGGGCTGCTCTTTTTGatgtgaggtattagttagtatcGAGActatttatctcactatttacATCATAGTGataggataagttatcccatctaCATGATGGAAAACTAATTCCAAAATAACACTTTTCCGAACCAATCGACAAGGACAATATGCCCATGAATAgagtacaatacacccttgtggtaaAATTCTTCTCcgaaccctgcgcatagcgggatcTTCAGTGACCGAGGCTGCTCTTTTTCGTGTCAGGTATTAGTTAGTACCGGAACTACTTATCTCAcaatttacaccatagtgatggaataagttatttcatatatataatgcAATAACTAATTGCGGGATAACTCTTTCCGAACCAAACGACCAGGACTATATGCCCATGAATAGAGAAAAAGAGTAACTACAGTAGTTAAACATTTACTTGGTTGATGGGTGAAATAAATGagttgacttttgaaaaaaagaattaaataatatttagagATGAAGTAATGGTCAAACGTGAAATGAAAATAATGGAGGTATTTTCCAAAATCTCAAATATGATTTCAAGCGTTATACTGCTTGTGCCTCTATAATATAGAAtaacatatttaatataatttcataaaatgagatttagaaaaaggtaaagtaatGTTCATTGAACTAATTTTAAACAGGAAATATTTAAGGAAACGCCAGTAGGCAGAGGttgatagaaaattcaaaaactaaattattacgtactattttttttcttatttaatgcaATCGAATTAGGTATCGGACGAAAttactttattctttatttaatacaATTGAATTACgttagaaattaaataaatataacagCATCTTTGACGTGtacattttatgttttgtttttttttgataaatatttttatatatttactttaCAATCACATCATCCATCTTTtcaatttttaaggaaaattctAAAGGAATTTCCTATAAGTAAAAGGGGAAAATATACCAAGTACCCTCAATTTGCCGCGTTGacgaaatttttttattatttgtcaCACATAATTGACAttaattatgttatattttttatctcATAATTTGGTGATTCAAAGTCTTTAACACTTTCCATCCTGTTTTAGATAATTACTAGATTAATTGCACGTGTCTTGCATatataatgtttgattatttagatTTAAGTATTTTTGTCTATTACGGAATATAAtgttaataaagtgtaaaaattcaaatcattttacaaagatccttcacactttaatataataaagtaaacgtaacatatattttattgtaaacacatatatatgttatatgcagaagttcaagtggttaat
Proteins encoded:
- the LOC107851541 gene encoding remorin 1.4; the protein is MRSIEDKGCLSYGKKQEVVGGSSTMNYEFHHRTVASGKPTPSKWDDAQKWLVNLSRGGGEKHQSKASPRNSNADDLRLIAPVPKKEEDYSSGSDEGDSSMMMIQFGVETKKVDNCDDSKSMWRINKAGCNSNSSAGAVRSICVRDMGTEMTPIASQEPSRTGTPIRARTPAARSPISSGSSTPIRGQNGVVQTIETGQIVATAIIGDNRGNAGATRIVRGVEETINNELTANKETDNANNKLNPLETRAMVWDEAERAKYMARYKREEVKIQAWENHEKRKAEMEMKRMEVKAERIKARAEEKYRNKLASARRKAEEKRANAEAQLNEKTVKICEKADYIRRTGHLPSSFSFKLPSSSCW